Proteins from a genomic interval of Toxotes jaculatrix isolate fToxJac2 chromosome 5, fToxJac2.pri, whole genome shotgun sequence:
- the uba2 gene encoding SUMO-activating enzyme subunit 2 yields the protein MVQLVGALRKELADSLSTCKVLVVGAGGIGCELLKNLVLTGFKNIEVIDLDTIDVSNLNRQFLFQKKHVGKSKAQVAKESALQFCPSANITAYHDSIMNPDYNVEFFRKFMLVMNALDNRAARNHVNRMCLAADIPLIESGTAGYLGQVTVIKKGMTECYECQPKPSQKTFPGCTIRNTPSEPIHCIVWAKYLFNQLFGEEDADQEVSPDTADPEAAWNPEETAARATASEKDGDIKRVSTKEWARSTGYDPVKLFNKLFKDDIMYLLTMDKLWKKRKAPTPLDWQQLENSACPQEESPGSGLKDQQVLGVWGYCQLFRQSVETLRSQLQEKGEGAELVWDKDDPPAMDFVTAAANLRMHIFSMNMKSRFDVKSMAGNIIPAIATTNAVIAGLIVLEGLKILSGELESCRTIFLNKCPNLRKKLLVPCILDPPSANCYVCVSKPEVTVKLNVHKTMVLSLQDRILKERFGMVAPDVQIEDGKGTILISSEEGETEANNSKFLSDFGIRNGSRLQADDFLQDYTLLINVLHTEELERDVEFEVVGEAPDKAPPPQSNQEEVNSITNGNKDSAQPSTSSKAPAQDDDLMIVDSDEEEAVSSSSAAAVSSGTKRKHSAAETGESSTKRPRTEQSSAAAAATDNDDDDIIALD from the exons ATGGTCCAACTGGTGGGTGCCCTCCGAAAAGAGCTGGCCGACTCCCTTTCCACCTGCAAGGTGCTGGTGGTGGGAGCGGGGGGGATTGGCTGCGAGTTGTTGAAGAACCTCGTCCTCACCGGCTTCAAAAACATCGAAGTG ATTGACTTGGACACAATTGATGTCAGCAACCTGAATCGTCAGTTCCTCTTTCAGAAGAAGCATGTTGGCAAATCTAAAGCACAG GTGGCCAAGGAGAGCGCCTTGCAGTTCTGCCCCAGTGCAAATATTACTGCCTACCATGACAGCATCATGAA CCCTGACTACAATGTGGAGTTCTTCAGAAAGTTCATGCTTGTGATGAATGCTCTGGATAACAGAG CGGCCCGCAATCATGTGAACAGGATGTGCTTGGCGGCTGATATTCCTCTGATAGAGAGCGGCACAGCTGGTTACCTGGGACAAGTCACAGTCATCAAGAAG GGAATGACAGAGTGCTATGAGTGCCAACCTAAGCCTTCCCAGAAGACGTTCCCAGGATGTACCATAAGAAACACGCCGTCTGAGCCCATACACTGCATAGTCTGGGCCAAGTATCTCTTCAA TCAGCTATTTGGAGAAGAGGACGCAGACCAAGAGGTGTCACCTGACACAGCGGACCCAGAGGCTgcat GGAACCCTGAAGAGACGGCGGCTCGTGCCACAGCCTCAGAAAAAGACGGGGACATCAAGCGCGTCTCCACCAAGGAATGGGCCCGCTCCACTGGATACGACCCCGTCAAACTCTTCAACAAG CTGTTCAAGGATGATATCATGTACCTGCTGACCATGGACAAACtgtggaagaagaggaaagcacCAACACCCCTGGACTGGCAGCAGCTAGAGAACAGTG CGTGTCCTCAGGAGGAGAGTCCAGGTTCTGGTTTGAAGGACCAGCAGGTTCTGGGTGTTTGGGGTTACTGCCAGCTGTTCCGGCAAAGCGTGGAGACTCTCCGCTCACAGCTGCAGGAGAAGGGAGAAGGTGCCGAGCTGGTCTGGGACAAG GATGATCCTCCAGCCATGGACTTTGTTACGGCAGCAGCAAACCTGCGTATGCACATCTTTAGCATGAACATGAAGAGCCGCTTTGATGTAAAGT CCATGGCAGGAAACATCATCCCAGCTATTGCCACAACCAACGCTGTCATTGCTGGACTCATCGTGCTGGAGGGGCTCAAGATCCTGTCGGGGGAACTGGAATCTTGTCGCACG ATCTTCCTGAACAAGTGTCCCAACCTCAGGAAGAAGCTGCTGGTTCCGTGCATCCTGGACCCACCCAGCGCCAACTGCTACGTCTGCGTCAGCAAACCCGAAGTCACAGTTAAACTCAACGTCCATAAAACCATggtcctctctctgcaggacagg ATCCTGAAGGAAAGGTTCGGCATGGTGGCTCCAGATGTTCAGATAGAGGATGGAAAAGGGACCATACTCATCTCctctgaggagggagagacagaag CCAACAACAGCAAATTTCTCTCTGACTTTGGGATCCGTAACGGCAGCCGTCTGCAAGCTGATGACTTCCTGCAAGACTACACACTCCTCATTAACGTCCTGCACAC CGAGGAACTGGAGCGGGACGTGGAATTTGAGGTAGTAGGTGAGGCCCCTGACAAAGCCCCGCCCCCTCAGAGTAACCAGGAAGAGGTTAACAGCATCACCAACGGCAACAAGGACTCCGCCCAGCCGTCCACCTCCTCTAAAG CTCCTGCACAGGACGATGATCTCATGATCGTTGACTCTGATGAGGAAGAAGCGGTGTCgtccagctctgcagcagcgGTGAGCAGCGGCACCAAGAGGAAGCACTCGGCCGCAGAAACCGGCGAGTCCTCCACCAAGCGCCCACGTACGGAGCAATCGAGTGCAGCAGCTGCCGCCACCGACAATGACGACGACGACATCATCGCTCTAGACTAA